A stretch of DNA from Macrotis lagotis isolate mMagLag1 chromosome X, bilby.v1.9.chrom.fasta, whole genome shotgun sequence:
GCTGATGTTTAACTGCTGGAAAATTGATGTTCCTTCACATATCATCTGGCACACTAGCTTCAGAATGCTCTGACTATCCAGTTAATCAGATGCCTCAGTGGCTGTGAACTGCATTCAGCTTAACTGAATGCTTGCTGACCAATCTGACTGGTTCCAAAAAAGGGCTACAAATAACTAAATTCCCACTCTCAAAAGCACAGTCTAGCTAAAGCTGTCTTCAAGGACAATTTGAGGTTCCGAAAGAGAAAAAAGCCACCTCAGCAAACAAATGGAATGGAAACAATGAGAACCTTATAGAATGCTCTCCATCCTTTCATTAATACTCTCGTAAGACACAGCTGAACATCATCTCACTTCCCAGTATCTGAGGTGTAACAGTTTGCACTGTCCATCAACTGCTCAGAGCATAACACTTCATTTGTAAGAGTTCCTTTGTCACTAAATAGAGGCCTAGAGCTCCAGTAGCCAATTAAAAAATCAGACTCTGGCAGGATGATAAAATAATGGTTAAGAGGGTCATTAAAAGAGTTAAACCATCTGACCATCACTAGGGCAACTCCTTTGAAATTTTAACACTTAAACAGAAATGTTAGCTTACCTGAAATGGACCACTGATGCCCAAGCAAATTGCTTTGGTGCCCTGGGAAACTAAGATGGTTAGATAGACCTAACCACCTTAAGAatggtctctttttttctcactgCTTTTAATTTACTTCTTCCCAGCATTAGACTACCCCAGTGGGCATTCAGGAATTTATCTAGGCACCAGACCTTTTGGGATAGTTGTCAGGAGAGCAGAAATGGTCAATTGCAAGGTGCAACCTCACCTAACATCTcattccctcccccttttctcccagtaACATAACCCCTTCATAAAAAAACTACCCAATAAACCATTTTAGAAAACTTTCTCACTTAACTGCTAATTCAATTTAAATGCTAACCTTGCTCTGCCTTTCTCAGGATGTAACACAACACCTTATTCAAATTTAAGAATAAGCCACATATCAGGCTTCAACCCAGCCTTTACCTCTGATTTTCTGTAAATGTCAGTGATGATCTAGCAGAGATGTGACATTCTGTGCCAAATCCATGCCTTCCCAAagaaatttttctcctttagtttagTGCCCAAGACTCAGACTACTTTAATAAGTTTGGTGTCAAAAAGTTACACTGTAAGTAAAGCAAAAAGCTCCATAGGTTTGAATATAGCAGTTTAGAAACTGAATTATTAAATCCTAGGAAAATTGCAGATTGCAAAGATCTTATGATCTGCTTTTAAAGAGGTTGATATTACTCTGACATGAAAAGTGGAGTATATTACCATGTATCTAAAGTCCTCTCCAAGACTTCAGAGTATATAATCTAAGTCCCtcatttacagatggagaaattaaggcctagggagtttaagtgacttgctcaaagtgaCATAAGCAAATgacaaaatatgattttttttatgtgcCACTAGAGTACTaaactaaaaatacaaaatgataatgCGAACAACTTGAAATGatacaaaacaataataaataataaactgagttgtattatttttaaatctgaaTAAGATGTTACATGACATCTtgagaaaggcagagaaagatTAGATTGTTGGGTCagaagtaaagattttttttcttttaggtttttgaaaggcagatggggttaagtggcttgcccaaggccacacagctaagtaattattaagtgtctgaggccacatttgaacccaggtactcctgactctaaggccggtgctttatccactacaccacctagcagccccaagtaAAGATTTTCTATGAGAGGTTAGAAATGTTGAGAAAGGTTGCACTTTGTAATTGATCATTCTTGCTTAATACTTTTCATTCTTTAAACAAAGATTCCACATGTCATAGTTTTTATTACTAACTCCCCCACTTATCATTTCCATATATTGTGACACTTTTTCAGCAAATCCTTTAGATTTCCATGAAGTCAccaatttttccttctgaaagCTAGCAAAATTTCTGCTTTAAGAcatttgtggttttattttagCTAACAGTTTGGTCACAACTTGCCTTCACTGTCTTGGGGCTTTTCATTGTATGTATATTTTGACATAATAAATTTAATCACTGTCAatcataaatatttgtgtacTATAAAAATATCTGAAAGCCTGATAGTTCTTTCTGCCTACCCCCAGCCCCAAAAGAGCCTTCATTAAAAACACAGATTCACAAGCATATGATTTGACTAGCTTAGGATTTAGAACTGGTAGGAACTTGAGAGCCAAAGTTCTCTTTTACAGCAGAGGGAATTGAGGATTCGAAAGGTGaagatttactcaaggtcacagagaggGGAAATAACAGAATATGCTATAGCTaaaatgcaaagataatttatatatacatttgtaataATTTAGCAACCtctctaatatatttttattttctttcttttcttatcacttttattaatgttattttatggATGCCAATTGCCATCTGGGCTTTCTTCCACCTGACAGAGGTTTGACAGTATATTCTTAATGATTAGTAGTTTGGCTTTAGATGTAAAATAATCCTTTTGGAGACCACAGATCctagcaacacacacacacacacacacacacacacacacacacacacaaacacacatatatatatactctttggcCATGGCTGTGAAAAAAATAAGCCTAAATTTCTTGATATAATATCTTTAACTAAAGTGTTTCAGAGAaactgtaattgttttcataattgatatcttttttaaaaagcacatacacatatacacacaaaccaTGTTGGATGATTCTTCCAAAAAGTCAAAGACCCAATTAAAGGAGAGTTAGCTGAAGAATAAATTTGCCCCATTTAGTCTTATGATGTGGATTAATGATGCAAAtctaattaatttcatttttaaatctaaaGATCTATACTGATATTTGtcccattttcattttatggtcCTTCTCTCACACAAAGGATTATCATTAAATGCTTTGCATAAACTGTATGTTAATGTATATAAATCTATGTACAGAGAATATGTGCATAATATTTCACTTTCAGTCATCCATAGGTCTTTTTCTGTTATCAGGTCTTATTAAGCAACATTAGTAGCTCTTCCAAggacaagaaagagagagagagagagagagagagagagtgtgtgtgtgtgtgtgtgtgggtgtgtgggtgggtgggtgggtgggtaaACATCTTCTAAGGTGACTTTTCAGATTCACAAAAACATGGAAGAGGATTCTTTAAATCTCAGAATAAGAAGCTTTATTTGTCTACCACAACTGAAATCTGGATACAAAAGTTCTGCACTTCAGGTATGCTCTGAGATTTCAGGTTGAAATTTAATTCTGAATCTTATTCAAGTTTCAATGATATGGTCAAGTCAATTGTCAGCAAGTTCTGGATTAGAATGccaatttggaaaaatagatgaaacaTTTATACAGGTTCTTTACATCTGTCAATCACTGCCTCTGAGGGTCCATACTATGAGataacattcctttttttacaGAGTAGTGGTCAACTGAAAAGTCCAGTAGAATATTTCATCAAAAGGTATAGATGCTATACACTGAACAgaatctaaaatttaaaaaagctttaGGTTAACCAGTTATacaaataaaatgcaaagtaTTTCACCACAAGAAAGGAGTTATTAATAACCTGAAGTTCTAGTCAAAGTATACTGTTGTACATGTCCGTCTCCTTGGATATGGACAGGTCCCACAATCATGAAACAAATTATACACATCCCACAGTCCTGTTTGTGTCAGGTTTGAGCCAATGGAACTTCTGGAATGTGAATTTTCTGCTTTAAAATGCACTCTGCAGTTTgagaatccccccccccaccccaccccaagggAAAAGGCGTCTCACATTTTCTCTCCTTAGGTCATACCTTTATCAGTAAATCAGTACAGggaatagaaattgaagaaaacattccCTGATTCTAGTGGATTTTAAACCCCACAAAATGATAAGTCAAGCCTCACTGTCCTCATCAAGGCTAATTTATCAGAAGATACAAGTTGGCAAATACTTCACTTGCAACAATACTCTGAAACCATGTTGTTGGAAAAGGATCATCCAGTGGGTGTGAAAGGGCAAGAGGGAAGAAGAGTAAAGGAAAACCTAGAGGAAGCCTTTGATCCCGCCTTTAAGGACTTAGCTGCCATCATCTTTGGCAGAGAGGTGACCATACACTTCAGGGAGCAGCCTCCAGGGTCAAGTCTGTGATACAGACCCCCACTCACAGTGAACAAGACATGCAGCCTAGGCACCTACCCATCCTCCGTTATCCTGGATCCAAGTGTGCAGGTGCCGGTTCAGGTACTCAGTCATCCATAGGGCAATGCTGTCCACCAGGGGCGACATCTCCCGGTTGACACTCTCCACACACATAACACCACCAAATTCAAAGAAGGCCACGATCCGCCCCCAGTTCACCCCGTCCCTGAACAACTCCTCCACCACTGTGGCGAAGCGTCCCCTGGCAGTAACGGGGGTCAGGTGCAGCTGACCTGACATTTCATCGAAGTCTCTCCGGTACCTTCGAGAGAAATCATCTCCGGCTTGACGAAGGGTCAGATGGACCACAGGTGGCACTGGACTGACAGGAGGTCcggcagcagtagcagcagcaacagcaggcGGAGGCAAAGGTGAGTTTCTAGCAGCAGAAGTAGCCAAGTCCTGGGGTTCAGCAGGCAGAGGTGTATGTCTTGGCTGGTTGGAGAAGATCCCAACAGCAGGGGCAGAAGCAACAACCGGAGGAAGACTCGGAGAGGTTGGTGCCCTCAGATCTGCAGCCTCCCATTCGTACCCTCGCTGTGATAGCTTATAATGAATATATTTCATCACTATCTCCCGATTATCGTACCCTCTTCTTCCAGGGTGAGCCATCATTCCAAAAGGAGGAAGCGGTAAATACCAAGGAGAGCAGACAAATGGTGACAACACACCCACCTCTTATTCCCTCTCCCACTTTACGCCCCCCAAAAGACAGAATGAGAATTATAATCCAGTTAGTTTATTGGATGTGCTTTTCATTTCTTGACTTTGGGGAAGTcttgtttgaaatattttgttcttcctggtGGTTTTACCCCTTGGTATGAGATGCACAGTATTTAAGATTTAAAttccttttgtatctttttttatttcctgaggcacgctattgttattatttagatTACTTTATTCTATTTCCTCGGTGATgctgaaaggtaaaaaaaaaagctcatacTGAATCAAAATCAGGTGCATTTTCTTCTAGATACTCTAGGGTGAATGTGGTTCATAACTACCAATACTGCTACATATTACACAACTTATAAGAATttactagacttggaatcaaataTACTCTAATGCACTTTTAGGTAAAACCTCAAAGGTCTATTAAAAGTTACATAAAGTAATTTTTCCTCTGCAAAGAACTTACTTGTATTCTAAGTACTGAATGCTCCTCTGTcaagtttccttttttgtgaaaACAGAACAAActcatggggggaaaaaatcccACAAATCTTCAGTACTTTCAAGTTATATTTGCTTTGAAACTTCCAAATTGAATcgggagttggaaaaaaaaattagaaggattTCCAAATTAATCCCCGGACTTCTGTTTTGGACATCTCCAAAGAAATGTCAAACCCTAGAGATCCCCATCGGAGAATCCGGGAGCcaaaaggaggggggggggaaagaaagaaagaacaaggcAGCGACGGCGGCGGCGGTGGCGGATGAATGACAATTCCCAGTCCGGTCTCCCGCAGAAGTCCTGTGGCTTTCCCCGTGCAGTTCACACACGCACACGCGCGCGCCTGCAGGCATTGATCTCTGCTCCGGTGCCTGCTTCACGGCTCCAttcaaaagagaggagaggagggggggggaagggggaagggggaaaaaatcaaatcaaatcccCTTCTGATTCAACTCCGGACAGAAAAAACGAGCTTTTCCCAAAAAGCTGCTCGGTAAACGGAGGCAGAACGAGTTCACGCCGCCCTGTGCTCCCCGGGAGGAGACCTCGCCGTGTGTGGTGCTGCTGGTGCTGTGAAGGGGTGGGGGTGACGCCGGGAGGGGAGggctttctttttccctcctttcctaaAAAGGCTGCCTGCTCCGGAGTTCTCCCCTCGAAACCCCCTCTTCCGCTGCGCCCACCGAGGCAGCCCGGGCTGCCGCACGccctttctcctcttccaccacctccacctccaccaccaccagcaccggCACCTCCCCCctccactcctcctcctcctcctcgccgCCTCCACCACCTCCACCCCTGTGCAGCGAAGTCGGGGCTGGCAGGGCTGAGTCGGCTCCGCGCGCCGCCGGCGGGGAGGTCCCGGCGGCTAATGCACATTCACTTgtagcggcggcggcggcggcggcggcggcagcgccACAGGGAGAGTTCAGTGCAGCTGCAGCGGGGCGCACCGAGGGATGGAGGGGCCGGGAGGGCGGGGGTGCAGGGAGAAGAAGAGagcgggggagggggcgggggcagATGCTGGCCTCTTACTTCATTCTCCTCACTAACCAACTGGTTTCCTGTGGAGGCTACGTCACTgttcattcaaaaaaaagaagaaagaaaccctcctcctcctcctcctcctcctcctccgaccctcccccccactcctccAGCTTCCCCTTCCCCAATTAAAGGGACAGCGACGGAGCTGGGAATGGAAAGCCAGCGGCCTCGGGAGAGGGCAGGGGGAGGTGCGGCcgtgtcaccccccccccccccggggccgGCCCGGTCCCGTTCTCCCCGCGGTCTCCCAACCAGACCAGGCGGGCTGGGCTGGGAAAGGGGCTGAGTCCGAGGGGGAGGGGCGGAGAGCACGCCCGCCCAGGGCCTGCTGGTGGGTGGCACGGTGGAAGGGGGGTGGGGCGCCCCCTCCCCCAGGCCGGCCCTGTCCGGCCGCCGGCgcgcggggcccggcccgggaGCCCGCCGGGGAGCGGGAAGCGCGGGCGCGGACAGCGGCGGCCGCGGGAGCCTCTCCCGCCCGGCCCGAGCCTCTCCCGCCCGGCCCGAGCCTCTCCCGCCGGGCCCGAGCCTCTCCCGCCGGGCCCGAGCCTCTCCCGCCGGGCCCGAGCCTCTCCCGCCGGGCCGGAGCCTCTCCCGCCGGGCCGGAGCCTCTCCCGCCGGGCCGGAGCCTCTCCCGCCGGGCCCGAGCCTCTCCCGCCGGGCCCGAGCCTCTCCCGCCCGGCCCGAGCCTCTCCCGCCCGGCCCGAGCCTCTCCCGCCCGGCCGGGGCTGCCCGCCTCCGCGCATTACATAATGGCtcgcccggccgcggggcccggcGGCGGGCCCGGCTCTGTCTGCCCGCGGGCCGGGCCCAGCTGCCGGGCCGCGGGGGGGGCGTCAGGAAAAGGACAAAACACCACTTAACCAGGGAAGAGCTGACCCAGCGACTCCCAGAACCCGGGCGGCCGGCCCGGCCGGTGCGCCGAGACCCGAGTAGTCATAAAAGGGAGGAAAATCCGACAGCTGCGGCGCTGGGGAAATCGAGTCTATtcaaaaaatggggggggggggtcgccTTCGTGCCTTCAGCCGGCCTGGACTTCCCTGAAAAGAGGGCTCTGGCCTGGCCGAGGCCGGGCGGGCTGGCCCCAGCCGAGGAGGGGAGCTTGACTGGCTCTTAGGCCTCTCCACAGGCGTGTTTACTTTGCAACGGCTTCCATGAGCCTTCACCGCCAAAAGGCTTCCTCAGAGGAGGCTGAATGTGcctgtttctgtgtgtgtctgtgtgtactTGGGGCGGGGGGGTGTGGTGAGAAAGGAATGTTGGGGGGAGAAGGCTCAGGATACGTGTTTTTTTGTTGCTTTAAGTACAACCACCTCCTCTGAGCTCTTTTTCAGAAATTTGGGAGTTAGCTGCGAAGGGTCCTCGAGACTGGTGGACCTGCGACTCTAgggtacccccccccaaaaaagtgcaTCTGTATAGGAGATAATAAATTTTGCAAAGCTTCTCCTTTCCCTAGGCCAGCTACTAACAATGGTTGTCATGTAATATGGcaatttacatacattatctcatttgaatcttacTGTAGGTGTTAATTATCTCCCTTTTATATGAGAGAATTGTGAAACTTAAAGACCTAGAGACCCAGCAGGGGGTGGGAGGGTGTCGCAGTGTCATCCCTTCCCCTGGGACAGCTCCCTCCTCCTCCGCCcgtctccccaccaccaccagcatGGGAGGCAAAGCCGGCGGCCCAAACTCATACAATGCCTAAAATGATTAAAGAGCCCAGGCCTGTGGACTCTCAAGCAGCATCGGGCCGAAAACCCCTCATGTTTGCGTTTTGTTTAAATGAGGTCTAACTTCGAGCCTGGACAAGTTAATTAACCAATCGGTTTCccagaaaaatcttaaaaactatttaaattgTGTAGAGGGAGTTGTGTCGATGAGAACTCTATTCACCGGGTAATAAAAAGTTATCATCAGAAATTATATTCATCAAGATTTAGGGAGACAGCCTAGTACAGTGAGAAGAGTAGTGACTCAGGAGTTAaggaacttgggttcaaatcctgcctctgacgtTCATCTTGAGATTtgcttcctcatttaaaaaaaaaaaggttgggtGCACTACAAGGACTTTGGAGACCCAGGTCCTATTAAAAACTAAGGTGAGAAAATAAAGAGCAGTGGACTGACTTGGAGATAAGAAATCTGATATTCTAATTCGAACTCTTGCTAATTAGCTGCGAATTTCTGCAAATTACTACCTTGATGGGCGTCAGTTTCCTCCTGAATAGCTCAGACGGATTATatatcccttctaactctaattcTGTGACTAATGAGAGCAGTTTCCAACTTCTCAAagtataaaagcttttttttaacatcaaacTGCAGTTCCCCATGAAAACAGTTCTACTATTGCTtgataaactctttaaaaaagctATTATTCATCCCTAAAtcatacagatacatatatatttgaaaaatagtaaaGTCTCTAAGCAAAAACATTGTTATACTATAAATTTTATTGAAGctaaaggaagaacaaaataacaataattttgtCCACATGGATCTTCAGATCATTTGCAATAACTACTTGGCCTGTGGCCCACATGTCAGGAACCATCAATTGATGATCTAAGAGCAGCCTCCAAGAATAGGCAACAAGGAGGTTTATTAGTTACTTGTGTCTGGacagttttctttttgaaaggatAGAATGTAACGAAACAAATTCAAATCTCAAATGTTAAAGTCACTGTGATTTGCTAAATAGTATCTTATAAGGTAATATGCAAagaatagaagtatatatatctatgtattcaTTATACACAAGCACAAAATGAGATGTGGTCAAGGATACATGCTGAATTAAAGAATGTTTTCTAACCAAATTAATGAACCTTTTCTTAATATAGAGAGCCTTGCCAATAGGAACAATAAAATATGTAAACTGGTATACAATGGTAGAAATCCTTTCCACTATTCCTCAATGTCAGAGAACCCCCACCCACTTACCCCAAATTCCTCTTCCTCAccaattgctcttcagaataagaaaaaaatatgaatcctCTCTCAAGGTATGCCtcgggaaggaaggggagggaatagggaagggaggagataagTTACTAACCTTCCAAGTTCTCAGTTTGACCTCTAGATGCATTTTTCTAataggaaacaaaggaaaacttTGATACTATGATTCAGAACTTTTATGAGCTAAATAAGCTTCTTTGGTCAACTTGGGAAATTAATCTTCCCTACTAATTTAAAACGCTGGTAAAATGGGAAGGGAGGAGTCATGTGTTGTGAGTTCcaaaaatttataaaggaaaggaataaacaattacatagcatttattatatgccagactTTGTGCATATTTACAAATATGACTTCATTGACTTATAACTCACATTTATGCAGAAATTTAAGACTTACACTGCACTTTCCTTACATCAATTTTGTAAAGTTAGTGCAAtgttattctccccattttatggatgaggaaacagaggctctgAAGAGGTTGCCACTAGTTGAAGGAAACACAGTTGAGTATTGAAGCAGAAACCAAACCCAGATCTTATAATTCTAAGGTCAACAttactttattattctttgaCAATTCATATACTTCAGAAACACATTGTTTCTGAGCTCAATGCCTTTATATTGATTCTCTTCTCCGTGACTCACTTGGATGAGCAAATGATCTGTTGGAGctatttgattcatttctttggGTTAAAATTTACTTTTGAATCAATAGGCTATTCCTTAATTAAAATTTACTGGCGTCAAGATGCTATTCATTAATTCAGAATTAATTAATTCTTAAAGTTCAGAATTGAGAGTGTCAGTAACCACAGAGAAGTAACAGGTACCATTTTAGAAACAACTAGGAATATAACTGCCCTCCTTAATCAGAATTTTTCTCAAAATGTGTTCTTTAAAAGATACTTAATGATTAAGTAGGTCTGCTGTTCTCTTGAAACATTCTCAATTTTGAGTCACATCGTGGTAGTGGTACAGAATCAGTTCACAAAGTTTGCACTATTGCTACATTTGACATTAGAAATTTCTAATGGACAGGAGAACTAGCTGGTGAAGTGGATggagtgtgaccttgggcaagtcatttaatcccattgccttgcaaaaaccaaaaaaggaagaaagaaagaaatctctcATGGGGAATATGAACTCTCACCTCAAAGGCAGGATATTCTGAGCAATTTTCAGAAACCTTTTCATCACCATCATGATCAAAAGACAGGGAAAGGGATACAATTTAAGTACAATTAATTCCATTCTAAAGTCTCAAAAATCGGCTCAAGACAAAAAGTAAGGTGAAGGTCCATTGTATTTTTGGTTGGTTTATAGGTTCAAAAttttaagagatttaaaaaaactcccaagaatatttgAATGAAAGACTACATTACTCATATTATGTTTAATGCTACCTGTTATTGTATATTCCTGAAAATAGAGAAATGATGAAAGCACTTTAATTTTATTCCCAAACTCATGCCATCAATTTCTCCTTAGGCTCAAAAGATACCTTTCACCATAATTTTCAAcccactttttctatttttgtcatattCTTGATCCAATGTCTTCTTTTCCCCAAACCAGAACATGTCCTTCCatctcttaaattcttttttatcttaaatcTGAACATATAAATGTAATTgaaacacattttctatttactAAACTTTTTGAACACccctaaattcagaaaaaaattcaagtgatATAG
This window harbors:
- the BCL2 gene encoding apoptosis regulator Bcl-2 isoform X1 translates to MMAHPGRRGYDNREIVMKYIHYKLSQRGYEWEAADLRAPTSPSLPPVVASAPAVGIFSNQPRHTPLPAEPQDLATSAARNSPLPPPAVAAATAAGPPVSPVPPVVHLTLRQAGDDFSRRYRRDFDEMSGQLHLTPVTARGRFATVVEELFRDGVNWGRIVAFFEFGGVMCVESVNREMSPLVDSIALWMTEYLNRHLHTWIQDNGGWVPQSWNQYFWNRGEGKSHDEDKLAKSITNSAQGTLSPSFNTMWLKRISCQTNDNEGNKVTSSPAALFRMPLWNYMATA
- the BCL2 gene encoding apoptosis regulator Bcl-2 isoform X2 — its product is MMAHPGRRGYDNREIVMKYIHYKLSQRGYEWEAADLRAPTSPSLPPVVASAPAVGIFSNQPRHTPLPAEPQDLATSAARNSPLPPPAVAAATAAGPPVSPVPPVVHLTLRQAGDDFSRRYRRDFDEMSGQLHLTPVTARGRFATVVEELFRDGVNWGRIVAFFEFGGVMCVESVNREMSPLVDSIALWMTEYLNRHLHTWIQDNGGWDAFVELYGNSMRPLFDFSWLSLKTLLSLALVGACITLGAYLGHK